One Panulirus ornatus isolate Po-2019 chromosome 62, ASM3632096v1, whole genome shotgun sequence DNA window includes the following coding sequences:
- the LOC139745788 gene encoding uncharacterized protein translates to MDDRSFKCSQCQEGFTQHCELERHMNVHVSEEQFECSLCQKVFSVRSKLVQHMANHTRKKKSHECTYCQKTFPKKSNLLLHMNVHTGEKPFKCSRCQKSFTQKRYLEQHMTFHTGEKPYECSYCQKTFSGKGSLVQHLNIHTGEKQYECSHCQKTFLWKSNLVLHMTVHTGEKRFECSQCQKTFSWKSSLVKHMTVHTGEKPYECSHCQKTFSRKGTLLQHMTVHKEDKPYECSLCQKTFTQKGSLKQHMPTHTGEKPYECSQCLKTFSRKGVLVRHMAEHTKEKPYKCSHCQKAFSTKSNLTQHITVHTGEKPYECSHCQKSFSQKSHLKQHMRVHTGEKPYECSYCQKTFSQKSHLGQHLPIHTGERPYECSHCQKTFAWRAILVQHMTIHTGEKPYECSHCQKTFSQRSTLVKHIKIHTREKL, encoded by the coding sequence atggATGACAGATCTTTCAAGTGTTCACAGTGTCAGGAAGGCTTTACCCAACACTGTGAACTTGAAAGGCACATGAATGTTCATGTAAGTGAGGAACAATTTGAATGTTCGCTGTGCCAAAAGGTCTTTTCTGTGAGAAGTAAGTTGGTGCAGCACATGGCAAATCATACTCGTAAAAAGAAGTCACATGAATGTACATATTGCCAAAAGACTTTCCCCAAGAAGAGTAATTTACTGctgcacatgaatgttcatacaggagagaagccattcaAGTGTTCACGTTGCCAAAAGTCCTTCACCCAGAAGAGGTATTTAGAGCAGCACATGACTTTTcatacaggcgagaagccatacgaATGTTCATATTGCCAAAAGACGTTCTCTGGGAAGGGTAGTTTAGTGCAGCACTTGaatattcatacaggagaaaagcaatatgaatgttcacattgccaaaagactttcttGTGGAAGAGTAATTTAGTGctgcacatgactgttcatacaggtgagaagcgatttgaatgttcacagtgccaaaagactttcTCCTGGAAGAGTAGTTTAGTGAAGCACATGacagttcatacaggagagaagccatatgaatgttctcaTTGCCAAAAGACTTTTTCCCGGAAGGGTACTTTACTGCAGCACATGACTGTCCATAAAGAAGacaagccatatgaatgttctctttgccaaaagaccttcactCAGAAGGGTAGCTTAAAGCAGCACATGCctactcatacaggagagaaaccttaTGAATGTTCTCAATGCCTAAAGACCTTCTCCCGCAAGGGTGTTTTAGTTCGGCACATGGCTGAACATACAAAAGAGAAGCCATataaatgttcacattgccaaaaggcCTTTTCTACGAAGAGTAATTTAACGCAGCACATTACTGTACATACTGGAGAGAAACcgtatgaatgttcacattgccaaaagagcTTCTCCCAGAAAAGTCATTTAAAGCAGCACATGcgagttcatacaggagagaagccatatgaatgttcatattgccaaaagaccttctcccagaaAAGTCATTTAGGTCAGCACTTGccaattcatacaggagagagaccatatgaatgttcacattgccaaaagacctttgcCTGGAGGGCTattttagtgcagcacatgactattcacacaggagagaaaccatatgaatgctcgcattgccaaaagaccttctcccagagGAGTACTTTAGTAAAACACATTAAaattcatacaagagagaagctATAG